A genomic segment from Salvia splendens isolate huo1 chromosome 13, SspV2, whole genome shotgun sequence encodes:
- the LOC121762168 gene encoding probable galactinol--sucrose galactosyltransferase 2 isoform X2 has translation MTITAVPVIKNGCLMVRGKVVLTGVPDNVVITPSSSGSAFVGATSPSLSSHHVFNLGTLENYRFMCLFIAKIWWMIPRVGRSASEIPMETQMLLLEAEEESALDLLQEESETSGNKFYVLVLPVLDGAFRTTLQGTKSNELHFCSESGDPNVQTSQALEGVFVNSGDNPFELLKDSIKILAKHKGTFSHLDNKKSPAHIDWFGWCTWDAFYTDVTPNGIKDGLQSFKEGGISPKYLIIDDGWQETENEFKKEGEPIIEGTQFATRLTDIKENSKFKISESDGSATNLKELIHQIKENYGLKYVYMWHALAGYWGGVQPASEALKKYNPKLQYPVQSPGNVGNITDIAMDSLEKYGVGVVDPEKAFDFYNDMHSYLASSGVDGVKVDVQNLIETLGAGHGGRVSITKQYHEALDESIEKNFTDNNLICCMCHNSDSIFSSKKSATARASEDFMPNEPTFQTLHIASVSFNSLLLGEVVVPDWDMFHSNHSTAEFHGAARAIGGCPVYVSDKPGKHDFKILKKLVLHDGSIFRARYAGRPTRDCLFVDPVMDGKSLLKIWNLNKITGVVGVFNCQGAGTWPMKQAPESTQNTGPISGRFSPLDVEYLEDIAGETWTEDCAVYAFNSGTLSRVPKNRAVRVSLGVLECEIFTISPIKMLNEEIQFAPIGLINMYNSGGAVEDCTFGETVTIKARGRGLFGAYSSKKPRFCKVEKKDEEFTYSSDSGLLTVDLQSDSSFKEIEIVY, from the exons ATGACAATCACAGCTGTGCCAGTGATCAAGAATGGCTGCCTAATGGTTCGTGGCAAGGTTGTCTTAACCGGAGTTCCAGACAACGTTGTCATCACTCCATCGAGCTCGGGGTCAGCCTTCGTTGGCGCCACTTCGCCTAGCCTGAGCTCGCACCATGTCTTCAATCTTGGAACTCTTGA AAACTATAGATTCATGTGCCTTTTCATCGCGAAGATCTGGTGGATGATCCCGCGTGTTGGGAGGTCAGCTAGTGAGATCCCTATGGAGACTCAGATGCTTCTGTTGGAAGCTGAGGAGGAATCTGCTCTGGATTTGCTTCAGGAGGAGAGCGAAACGAGTGGGAATAAGTTCTACGTGCTCGTGCTGCCAGTGCTGGACGGAGCGTTCAGGACAACGCTGCAAGGGACTAAATCGAATGAGCTCCACTTCTGCAGTGAAAGTG GTGATCCTAATGTGCAAACATCGCAAGCGTTGGAAGGCGTTTTTGTCAATTCGGGTGACAACCCTTTTGAGCTACTCAAGGATTCAATCAA GATATTGGCAAAGCATAAGGGCACATTTAGTCACCTAGATAACAAGAAG TCTCCTGCTCACATAGACTGGTTTGGATGGTGCACATGGGATGCGTTCTACACTGATGTTACTCCAAATGGAATCAAAGATGGTCTACAAAG CTTCAAAGAGGGTGGCATTTCTCCGAAGTATCTGATCATAGACGACGGGTGGCAAGAAACCGAGAACGAATTCAAGAAGGAAGGAGAGCCTATAATTGAGGGAACACA ATTTGCTACCAGATTAACTGATATCAaggaaaatagcaagttcaagATCTCAGAATCAGATGGTTCAGCCACAAATCTCAAAGAGTTGATCCATCAAATCAAGGAGAACTATGGCTTAAA GTATGTCTACATGTGGCACGCTCTAGCCGGCTACTGGGGCGGAGTGCAGCCTGCATCGGAGGCGCTCAAGAAGTACAACCCGAAGCTGCAATACCCGGTGCAGTCACCAGGGAACGTCGGGAACATCACAGACATAGCCATGGACAGCCTGGAAAAGTATGGAGTTGGAGTGGTTGATCCTGAAAAGGCCTTCGATTTCTACAACGATATGCACAGCTATCTTGCCAGCAGCGGTGTGGATGGTGTCAAGGTCGACGTGCAGAACCTGATCGAGACTCTGGGAGCCGGACACGGTGGCAGAGTCTCCATCACCAAACAGTATCATGAAGCTCTTGATGAGTCCATTGAGAAGAACTTCACTGACAACAATTTGATCTGCTGCATGTGTCACAACTCAGATTCGATTTTCAGCTCAAAGAAGAGCGCAACCGCTAGAGCCTCCGAGGATTTCATGCCAAATGAGCCCACATTTCAGACACTGCACATTGCATCTGTATCTTTCAACAGCCTTCTGCTAGGTGAAGTTGTTGTGCCAGATTGGGACATGTTCCAT AGCAATCACAGCACTGCAGAGTTCCATGGTGCAGCAAGAGCAATAGGAGGCTGTCCAGTGTATGTGAG CGACAAGCCAGGAAAACACGACTTCAAGATCCTCAAGAAACTCGTGCTGCACGATGGATCCATCTTTAGGGCTAGATATGCTGGAAGGCCTACACGCGACTGCCTGTTTGTTGATCCGGTCATGGATGGAAAGAGCTTGCTCAAGATATGGAACTTGAACAAGATAACTGGAGTTGTTGGAGTCTTCAACTGCCAAGGAGCTGGAACTTGGCCTATGAAACAAGCACCCGAATCCACTCAAAACACCGGCCCCATCTCAGGCCGTTTTAGCCCCCTTGATGTGGAATACCTCGAAGACATTGCAGGCGAAACGTGGACTGAGGACTGTGCTGTATACGCCTTCAATTCAG GAACCCTTTCAAGAGTGCCTAAAAACAGAGCTGTTAGAGTGTCACTGGGAGTGTTAGAGTGTGAAATCTTCACCATTTCTCCAATAAAA ATGTTGAATGAGGAAATCCAATTTGCACCTATTGGTCTGATTAACATGTACAACTCTGGTGGAGCAGTCGAGGATTGTACATTTGGTGAAACTGTGACAATCAAGGCAAGAGGGAGAGGATTGTTTGGAGCATATTCGAGTAAGAAACCGCGTTTCTGTAAGGTGGAGAAGAAAGATGAGGAGTTTACATACAGTTCAGACAGTGGATTGCTCACAGTAGATCTTCAAAGTGACAGCAGCTTCAAAGAGATTGAGATTGTATATTGA
- the LOC121762168 gene encoding probable galactinol--sucrose galactosyltransferase 2 isoform X1, whose protein sequence is MTITAVPVIKNGCLMVRGKVVLTGVPDNVVITPSSSGSAFVGATSPSLSSHHVFNLGTLENYRFMCLFIAKIWWMIPRVGRSASEIPMETQMLLLEAEEESALDLLQEESETSGNKFYVLVLPVLDGAFRTTLQGTKSNELHFCSESGDPNVQTSQALEGVFVNSGDNPFELLKDSIKILAKHKGTFSHLDNKKSPAHIDWFGWCTWDAFYTDVTPNGIKDGLQSFKEGGISPKYLIIDDGWQETENEFKKEGEPIIEGTQFATRLTDIKENSKFKISESDGSATNLKELIHQIKENYGLKYVYMWHALAGYWGGVQPASEALKKYNPKLQYPVQSPGNVGNITDIAMDSLEKYGVGVVDPEKAFDFYNDMHSYLASSGVDGVKVDVQNLIETLGAGHGGRVSITKQYHEALDESIEKNFTDNNLICCMCHNSDSIFSSKKSATARASEDFMPNEPTFQTLHIASVSFNSLLLGEVVVPDWDMFHSNHSTAEFHGAARAIGGCPVYVSDKPGKHDFKILKKLVLHDGSIFRARYAGRPTRDCLFVDPVMDGKSLLKIWNLNKITGVVGVFNCQGAGTWPMKQAPESTQNTGPISGRFSPLDVEYLEDIAGETWTEDCAVYAFNSGTLSRVPKNRAVRVSLGVLECEIFTISPIKQMLNEEIQFAPIGLINMYNSGGAVEDCTFGETVTIKARGRGLFGAYSSKKPRFCKVEKKDEEFTYSSDSGLLTVDLQSDSSFKEIEIVY, encoded by the exons ATGACAATCACAGCTGTGCCAGTGATCAAGAATGGCTGCCTAATGGTTCGTGGCAAGGTTGTCTTAACCGGAGTTCCAGACAACGTTGTCATCACTCCATCGAGCTCGGGGTCAGCCTTCGTTGGCGCCACTTCGCCTAGCCTGAGCTCGCACCATGTCTTCAATCTTGGAACTCTTGA AAACTATAGATTCATGTGCCTTTTCATCGCGAAGATCTGGTGGATGATCCCGCGTGTTGGGAGGTCAGCTAGTGAGATCCCTATGGAGACTCAGATGCTTCTGTTGGAAGCTGAGGAGGAATCTGCTCTGGATTTGCTTCAGGAGGAGAGCGAAACGAGTGGGAATAAGTTCTACGTGCTCGTGCTGCCAGTGCTGGACGGAGCGTTCAGGACAACGCTGCAAGGGACTAAATCGAATGAGCTCCACTTCTGCAGTGAAAGTG GTGATCCTAATGTGCAAACATCGCAAGCGTTGGAAGGCGTTTTTGTCAATTCGGGTGACAACCCTTTTGAGCTACTCAAGGATTCAATCAA GATATTGGCAAAGCATAAGGGCACATTTAGTCACCTAGATAACAAGAAG TCTCCTGCTCACATAGACTGGTTTGGATGGTGCACATGGGATGCGTTCTACACTGATGTTACTCCAAATGGAATCAAAGATGGTCTACAAAG CTTCAAAGAGGGTGGCATTTCTCCGAAGTATCTGATCATAGACGACGGGTGGCAAGAAACCGAGAACGAATTCAAGAAGGAAGGAGAGCCTATAATTGAGGGAACACA ATTTGCTACCAGATTAACTGATATCAaggaaaatagcaagttcaagATCTCAGAATCAGATGGTTCAGCCACAAATCTCAAAGAGTTGATCCATCAAATCAAGGAGAACTATGGCTTAAA GTATGTCTACATGTGGCACGCTCTAGCCGGCTACTGGGGCGGAGTGCAGCCTGCATCGGAGGCGCTCAAGAAGTACAACCCGAAGCTGCAATACCCGGTGCAGTCACCAGGGAACGTCGGGAACATCACAGACATAGCCATGGACAGCCTGGAAAAGTATGGAGTTGGAGTGGTTGATCCTGAAAAGGCCTTCGATTTCTACAACGATATGCACAGCTATCTTGCCAGCAGCGGTGTGGATGGTGTCAAGGTCGACGTGCAGAACCTGATCGAGACTCTGGGAGCCGGACACGGTGGCAGAGTCTCCATCACCAAACAGTATCATGAAGCTCTTGATGAGTCCATTGAGAAGAACTTCACTGACAACAATTTGATCTGCTGCATGTGTCACAACTCAGATTCGATTTTCAGCTCAAAGAAGAGCGCAACCGCTAGAGCCTCCGAGGATTTCATGCCAAATGAGCCCACATTTCAGACACTGCACATTGCATCTGTATCTTTCAACAGCCTTCTGCTAGGTGAAGTTGTTGTGCCAGATTGGGACATGTTCCAT AGCAATCACAGCACTGCAGAGTTCCATGGTGCAGCAAGAGCAATAGGAGGCTGTCCAGTGTATGTGAG CGACAAGCCAGGAAAACACGACTTCAAGATCCTCAAGAAACTCGTGCTGCACGATGGATCCATCTTTAGGGCTAGATATGCTGGAAGGCCTACACGCGACTGCCTGTTTGTTGATCCGGTCATGGATGGAAAGAGCTTGCTCAAGATATGGAACTTGAACAAGATAACTGGAGTTGTTGGAGTCTTCAACTGCCAAGGAGCTGGAACTTGGCCTATGAAACAAGCACCCGAATCCACTCAAAACACCGGCCCCATCTCAGGCCGTTTTAGCCCCCTTGATGTGGAATACCTCGAAGACATTGCAGGCGAAACGTGGACTGAGGACTGTGCTGTATACGCCTTCAATTCAG GAACCCTTTCAAGAGTGCCTAAAAACAGAGCTGTTAGAGTGTCACTGGGAGTGTTAGAGTGTGAAATCTTCACCATTTCTCCAATAAAA CAGATGTTGAATGAGGAAATCCAATTTGCACCTATTGGTCTGATTAACATGTACAACTCTGGTGGAGCAGTCGAGGATTGTACATTTGGTGAAACTGTGACAATCAAGGCAAGAGGGAGAGGATTGTTTGGAGCATATTCGAGTAAGAAACCGCGTTTCTGTAAGGTGGAGAAGAAAGATGAGGAGTTTACATACAGTTCAGACAGTGGATTGCTCACAGTAGATCTTCAAAGTGACAGCAGCTTCAAAGAGATTGAGATTGTATATTGA